The following proteins come from a genomic window of Phacochoerus africanus isolate WHEZ1 chromosome 9, ROS_Pafr_v1, whole genome shotgun sequence:
- the LOC125135272 gene encoding peroxisomal succinyl-coenzyme A thioesterase-like yields the protein MAATVTLEPAGRCCWDEPVRIAVRGLAPGQRVTLRASLRDEKGALFRAHARYCADADGQLDLARAPALGGSFVGLEPMGLLWALEPEKPFWRFVKRDVQTPFAVELEVFDGHEPEAERLLGRAVHERDFLPPGVRREPVRAGRVRATLFLPPGPGPFPGIIDIFGLGGGLLEYRASLLAGHGFATLALAYYDFEDLPKKFDAIHLDYFEEALCYMLQHTQVKGPGIGLLGISLGADICLSMASFLKNVSATVSINGSGFNGNKPIYYKETSIPPLGHDLRRVKVAFSGLLDIVDIRNDIVGGCENPCMIPIEKAQGPILFIVGQDDHNWKSELYAQIASERLQAHGKGKAQIISYPGTGHYIEPPYFPMCPASLHRLLDKPVIWGGEPRAHSKAQIDAWKQILTFFSKHLGASPKL from the exons ATGGCTGCGACGGTGACCCTGGAACCCGCGGGCCGTTGCTGCTGGGACGAGCCAGTGCGCATCGCTGTGCGCGGCCTGGCTCCGGGGCAGCGGGTCACGCTGCGCGCGTCCCTGCGCGACGAGAAGGGCGCGCTCTTCAGGGCCCACGCGCGCTACTGCGCCGACGCCGACGGCCAGCTGGACCTGGCGCGCGCGCCCGCGCTGGGCGGCAGCTTCGTGGGGCTCGAGCCCATGGGGCTCCTCTGGGCTCTGGAGCCCGAAAAGCCTTTTTGGCGGTTTGTGAAGCGGGACGTGCAGACGCCTTTCGCCGTGGAGCTGGAGGTGTTCGACGGCCACGAGCCCGAGGCAGAGCGACTCCTGGGCCGGGCTGTGCACGAGCGCGACTTCCTGCCGCCCGGGGTTCGGCGCGAGCCGGTGCGCGCGGGCCGGGTGCGCGCCACGCTTTTCCTGCCTCCAG GACCCGGACCTTTCCCAGGGATCATTGACATCTTTGGTTTGGGAGGAGGCCTGTTGGAATATCGGGCCAGCCTTCTAGCTGGCCATGGCTTTGCTACCTTGGCACTAGCTTATTATGACTTTGAAGATCTCCCCAAGAAATTTGACGCCATACATCTGGACTACTTTGAAGAAGCCCTGTGCTACATGCTTCAACACACCCAG GTAAAGGGCCCAGGCATTGGGCTTCTGGGAATTTCTTTAGGGGCTGATATTTGTCTCTCCATGGCCTCATTTTTGAAGAACGTCTCAGCCACAGTTTCCATCAATGGATCTGGATTTAATGGAAACAAACCCATATACTACAAGGAGACTAGCATCCCACCATTGGGCCATGACCTGAGGAGAGTGAAGGTAGCTTTCTCAGGCCTCCTGGACATTGTGGATATAAGGAATGATATTGTGGGGGGATGTGAGAACCCCTGCATGATTCCAATAGAGAAGGCCCAGGGGCCCATCCTCTTCATTGTTGGTCAGGATGACCATAACTGGAAGAGTGAGTTATATGCCCAGATAGCCTCAGAACGGTTACAGGCCCATGGAAAGGGAAAAGCCCAGATCATCTCTTACCCTGGGACTGGGCATTACATTGAGCCTCCTTACTTCCCCATGTGTCCAGCTTCCCTGCACAGATTACTGGACAAACCGGTGATCTGGGGTGGGGAACCCAGAGCTCACTCTAAGGCCCAGATAGATGCTTGGAAGCAAATTCTAACCTTCTTCTCCAAACACCTTGGAGCTTCCCCCAAATTGTAA